The genome window TGCGCTCAGTGGTTTACTGGCGTTTCATACAGCTGTGCGGTACACATTCAGCCTGTTCCTCCAGCTCAGGGCACGGGACGCCAGCATTAGCCGGCCGCAAGAGGATGTAACGTGTGCGGTGGCGGACACCACCTCTGGAGCAGGGACCAAGACACAAACCCCAGGAAGACCAGGGAGACACTTCACAGTCCAATGGTGTCGCTGAATCAAGGAAAGACGAAAAAGAAGTGAGAAAAATTCTGTAGTTTTGCTGCCTAAACCTAAGCAATTGGTTCCATttgacaacattaaccatgtgtttaaaactgctaaAGTCGAAGCGATTTTTGaagcaaaatattaaaatgtagtattaaagaaaatgtgaattaggcacgtttccatcaactggtttagagcgaataaatgaagctgcataaacgtactttggtcagaagatggcagtgtaatgtattgctgtaggctaatctgccagtaaacagtagaagaagtagagattgcgcGAGAGagaataacaacaaacaaaaaagaggttgcttaTAGGACAGCTTTCGCCACCCACGAGAGTAAATGTgaaaagtcttcaggaattgttTTCAATTGGGAAACTTATaaatgttctttcatgtcagcttgcCTTGACCGTCAGAGCGAAAACAGCCGATCATTCATGTGAGTTCAATGTTTGCTATATCAaaacttatttggaaaaagcGTTGCCATGTCCCGTTTTGCAAAAGTTTTGTctcctgttgtgttgttttgatttttccATTAAgcatttctcatgcaaatctgcAAAATGTGTATAGAAATTAGTTGATGGAAACTACTGGCTTGTAGCATCTATAGGTTATGCAGAACTTTTTCAGTGGGACCATATTTCCTCTTTCATGTGTTACaaatcatcttttattttttattttatttttttaggctGTTACAGATTAAATGTTTGAGCACCAGTGATAGGGAGAGTCCTGCAGTCTTACCTGAGAAGCGCTGGGGAATGATAGAGTTTGGCAGAATGTGGTTGGACATCGTGGCGTGACGGTCAGATGATCTCCGCTGTTGGGTGATCATTATGCTGGCAATAGGTGGAAGTTCCTTTAGACGTGGATAGTAGAAGGAGTTGGCTGGATGGTTCGGCATCTGAGATGTGATCTGAACAAGTCGGCAAAGAACAGTCAGGCATAATTCATCAGGAGAGCCAGCAGGTTCTCAACACAATAGCCCAGTTTAAAACACATGCTGGAAGAGAATAGATGGTCTATTATGTAAGAGAGGCCCTTTTTACTCAAATCACTTCAGGTCAGGCATGAGCGCCGCCAAGCAATCATTTAAGTGAAGACAGCTAAGAATGACGTCCCATTCTCATGCAGCTAACCTATTTTAGGGATAAGACGAGGGCCATTCACCTTGCTTTGTctcactatttaaaaaaaaacagtgggaATGATGtaagaaatgtaaaaactaaTGATGTTTTTTGTACAAAACCTCACCTTCGTTATGTTTTCTTGGGGGCTGGTAGGGAAGTTGGGAGATGAGAAAGTGAATCCACTGTCCGTCCCTGCATCATAAGGCTGGAGGTCAATGGTCACTTCCTGTTTCCACCGGCTGCCCTCGCAGAGGTTTATGCTATCCACACCAACGAACCAGTCTGGACTGGGGATCATCTTCACCATCAGGGACAACTGTGAGTCAGAGAAAGTGATTGCAGAACGTTCAAACTTTTTCAAACTCTCTGTCCAAGAAGAAACAATTAGTTTACAGTGAAACGTGGCGTAACCGATTCTGGAGAGAGACTGCTGATTTTTTAACTCAACTCCCAAACACCAGCATGAATAGAGCAGTGTTGTGTGTCTCGCTTTGAGCcaatctgtttgttttccatTTACAAAGGCAGGATTGTTAATCAACACCGGATATTTTTCCAGTTCACACACAGAGAACGGACAGCCAACAGACCACAAggagatattcacagattttgATAAAGACTGTATCGGATTAGAATCACTGACGGCAACTTTAGGATAAACAGCTGACAGGCCGATACAAAAAGCAGAATTACacaaaagaaatacacagatGTGTTATGCTTCCCTCTGTCTGttgatatatgttgtgtgtAGAATAAATTAAGTTAGAGGAATGGAAATGAACTAGTAAGACACACTATCGATGTCTGGATTTATAAACCTATATATGCAGGGACTACATGTGTGCACCCACTCATTTTCCTGTGCAGGGTTAGACTGCGTCTCCTGTGTGATGGATGTTTCCTGAGAGCTGGTGACCTCATACAGGAAGTGGCCTGGGGGTCAGCACACGCTGAGGTGGCGGACGCCCAGAAAACAGCGCATTTGAAAACGCCTCCTCACTTGTGGCCCGATATTTGAGAATCAGAGCCGAGCTTCTACGGCTCGGGATAGAATGGGTGAGCTTGGAGAGTTTTAGATggcccatagagttaaacagAGTGCTGGATAGAGGAGCACTGGAACAGAGATCAAACCAGTTCACCAGGCAGAACAGACGACTCCAGGCAGGTAGTGTCAGCATAACAAATGGGGTCTGTTTCTTGCCCATGACGCACGGCATGAAACAGAGACACCAAATCAGAAGCAGCTCTGTTGCCTTTCAGAATCCACCACTGatcccctccttccttccttccttccttccttccttccctcctctgctgacatccctccctcctcttgTCCTTTTCAGGCTCCTTTCAAACAGCGGTTTTTCCAAGAAGTCCCATCCTGCTATATCCATTGGGCCACTCAGGATGTGTACTCAGGGGTATCCCTTGCCACTAGCTTGATCAGTCCTTGGTGGTTTGCAATATACAGGCCAGGAAGCATCTCCAGAGCACAGACAGTTACTCAAAGCTCCCATGATCCCTCTCACTTTTTCTCCATCACAGCAAATCTTCTGCGGAGCCCCGGAGAGAACGAGTCGACCTAGAAAACATGCAACTCAGTCCAAGGGCGCAAGCACCTTaatgctgtgttgttgttgtctccTTTTCTGTGGTACCACTGATACAAATACTGTAAGAATAATGCCAATTGGCTCCTGGACGGCATTATTTTCCCACTATCTGTCTGCTTTAAATTACGCATTTGACAGCAATAGCAGAAGGTTCATGAATATGGAGATAGGAATCATATGTTCGGGATTTTTGGGGCATTGCGTATGAATGTTTTGGTTTGTGGGCAAGAGAAAAATATGGGATTTATATacgagtgtgtgagagagagaaacagactgACAGAAAGGCAGATGAAGCTGTCAAACAAATTCACGTCATTCAGTCTGTTGGTGTCACCttccaaacaaacacacaatagtCATAGCCTGCGTCTTTTTGCCGCTCTGTCCGCTGATTTAGAAACAGATGGACCCTTTAAAAGCAGCCACAGACATCATGTAGATGACAAGTTGTTAATCTGCTGTCCATGACAAGTACTTACTAAAGATGCCCTTCGACAGGGTTGTTTACAATATTTAAAGGCCCCGGGTTCAGCAGCGAAATAACCCCCAATAAACAAATATAGGTCACCAGACTTTCAGGCAGGCACACACCTATTTTTAAAAACCTCGGTGAATGTCCACCTTCCCTCTTCACCTCTGTCTTTGTTCTTCAGCTACATATGCTTTACACATAAAGGAGCACTTCATTTCTAGTTTTACTTTGAATCGTATGACACATTTTTCCACAGTGCCATACCTCATTCCTACCTCAAATCCTTTGACTTTGTTTAAGCCCTAGGACCTAATTTAGCAAGTCCAACCATGACCTTTGCTCCGAATCTCACTTACTATTCAGCAGCAGTGGTACCTCGTTGTCCAGTCATGAGCAACGTTTTACTTTAGTTGGACATCAAGCCTGCAGCTTAACAGCGGTTTACATTTATCAGTCCAATTATCAACCTCAAGAAAGACATAAGGGAATTGAGGAAATCTTACTTTTGCAGGGCTTTTGCACATATATTTGGGTATCTGGAGTGTTCTGGACACAACT of Centropristis striata isolate RG_2023a ecotype Rhode Island chromosome 12, C.striata_1.0, whole genome shotgun sequence contains these proteins:
- the spon2a gene encoding spondin-2a isoform X2, translating into MMSSEHLTCGWLQQLLVVLLKLCLTFAGPLRPLNGTECTAKGPASYILVFTGHWSPQAFPKQYPLFRPPAQWSKLIAVSHNRHFRLWEEGAAASAGVQSFAEVGVTVELMKAAKEARKRRAVGAMQRTAGIPNGIGHSSTELVMLPRSSLLSLMVKMIPSPDWFVGVDSINLCEGSRWKQEVTIDLQPYDAGTDSGFTFSSPNFPTSPQENITKITSQMPNHPANSFYYPRLKELPPIASIMITQQRRSSDRHATMSNHILPNSIIPQRFSATPLDCEVSPWSSWGLCLGPCSRGGVRHRTRYILLRPANAGVPCPELEEQAECVPHSCMKRQ
- the spon2a gene encoding spondin-2a isoform X1; amino-acid sequence: MPHLIVFKKSLSQPFLNSPFFCQMMSSEHLTCGWLQQLLVVLLKLCLTFAGPLRPLNGTECTAKGPASYILVFTGHWSPQAFPKQYPLFRPPAQWSKLIAVSHNRHFRLWEEGAAASAGVQSFAEVGVTVELMKAAKEARKRRAVGAMQRTAGIPNGIGHSSTELVMLPRSSLLSLMVKMIPSPDWFVGVDSINLCEGSRWKQEVTIDLQPYDAGTDSGFTFSSPNFPTSPQENITKITSQMPNHPANSFYYPRLKELPPIASIMITQQRRSSDRHATMSNHILPNSIIPQRFSATPLDCEVSPWSSWGLCLGPCSRGGVRHRTRYILLRPANAGVPCPELEEQAECVPHSCMKRQ